The following proteins come from a genomic window of Streptomyces sp. Sge12:
- a CDS encoding RDD family protein has product MSGLVTGDAVVLGLRPARLPSRGLAILLDLVVYVTGYVLISVGLTMATASLDEAARAAVGVASFLLLVVGVPIAVETLSHGRSLGKLACGLRVVRDDGGPIRFRHAMVRGAMGIVELILTFGSIACIASLVSARGRRLGDVFAGTLVVRERVPGARVMPVPPPPPWLAGRFAGLDLSAVPDGLWLAIRQYLTRMNQLDPQVGAAMAARLADDLVARTGAPPPAGVPAAAFLMAVVHERQSRDAARAFRPAAAPAGAGAGTGAGYAPHPAPMPPAVPMPVAAPVAPAAPAPVAPVTQAAPTAPVQAPRAGGFAPPA; this is encoded by the coding sequence GTGAGCGGTCTGGTGACGGGGGACGCGGTCGTCCTGGGGCTCAGGCCCGCGCGGCTGCCGAGCCGCGGGCTGGCGATCCTGCTGGACCTGGTCGTGTACGTCACCGGGTACGTGCTCATCTCCGTGGGGCTGACCATGGCGACCGCCTCGCTGGACGAGGCGGCCCGGGCGGCCGTGGGGGTGGCGAGCTTCCTGCTGCTCGTGGTGGGTGTGCCGATCGCGGTGGAGACGCTGTCCCACGGGCGGTCGCTCGGCAAGCTCGCCTGCGGGCTGCGCGTCGTACGGGACGACGGCGGGCCGATCCGGTTCCGGCACGCGATGGTCCGCGGGGCGATGGGGATCGTGGAGCTGATCCTGACCTTCGGGTCGATCGCGTGCATCGCCTCGCTGGTGTCGGCGCGCGGGCGTCGTCTCGGGGACGTGTTCGCGGGGACGCTGGTGGTCCGGGAGCGGGTGCCGGGGGCGCGGGTGATGCCGGTGCCCCCGCCGCCGCCGTGGCTGGCCGGGCGGTTCGCCGGGCTGGACCTGTCCGCGGTGCCGGACGGACTGTGGCTGGCGATCCGCCAGTACCTGACGCGGATGAACCAGCTGGATCCGCAGGTGGGTGCCGCGATGGCGGCGCGGCTCGCGGACGATCTGGTCGCGCGTACGGGGGCTCCGCCGCCGGCCGGGGTGCCGGCTGCCGCGTTCCTGATGGCCGTGGTGCACGAGCGGCAGTCGCGGGACGCCGCGCGGGCCTTCCGGCCGGCCGCCGCCCCGGCGGGGGCCGGTGCCGGTACCGGTGCCGGGTACGCGCCGCACCCCGCTCCGATGCCGCCGGCCGTGCCGATGCCCGTGGCGGCGCCGGTCGCCCCCGCGGCTCCCGCTCCCGTGGCTCCCGTGACTCAGGCAGCTCCCACCGCTCCCGTGCAGGCTCCGCGCGCCGGCGGGTTCGCGCCGCCCGCCTGA
- a CDS encoding phosphomannomutase/phosphoglucomutase, whose amino-acid sequence MAADLSNIVKAYDVRGVVPDEWDESLAELFGAAFVEVTGADAIVIGHDMRPSSPGLSGAFARGAAARGVDVTLIGLCSTDQLYYASGALGLPGAMFTASHNPAQYNGIKMCRAGAAPVGQDTGLSQIRELVEKWSDGGAPAVASGTVAGTVTELDSLPGYAAHLLGLVDLSSIRPLKVVVDAGNGMGGHTVPTVFEGLPLDVVPMYFELDGTFPNHEANPLDPKNIVDLQARVLAEGADLGIAFDGDADRCFIVDERGVGVSPSAITALVAARELARNGGSGTVIHNLITSWSVPEVVRENGGTPVRTRVGHSFIKEEMARTGAIFGGEHSAHYYFKDFWNADTGMLAALHVLAALGGQDGPLSELVASYDRYAGSGEINSTVADQGARLAAVKAAYGSTEGVTLDELDGLTVTAEDWWFNVRASNTEPLLRLNVEARDEATLAKVRDEALSLIRA is encoded by the coding sequence TCGGTCATGACATGCGGCCGTCCTCCCCGGGTTTGTCGGGGGCGTTCGCGCGGGGTGCGGCGGCGCGTGGTGTGGATGTGACGTTGATCGGTTTGTGTTCGACGGATCAGTTGTATTACGCGTCGGGTGCGCTGGGTCTGCCGGGTGCGATGTTCACGGCGTCGCACAATCCTGCGCAGTACAACGGGATCAAGATGTGTCGTGCGGGTGCGGCTCCGGTGGGTCAGGACACGGGTCTGTCGCAGATCCGTGAGCTGGTGGAGAAGTGGTCGGACGGGGGCGCGCCGGCGGTGGCGTCGGGCACGGTGGCGGGGACGGTCACGGAGCTGGACAGTCTGCCGGGGTATGCGGCGCATCTGCTGGGTCTGGTGGACCTGTCCTCGATCCGTCCGCTGAAGGTGGTGGTGGATGCGGGCAACGGGATGGGCGGTCACACGGTTCCGACGGTGTTCGAGGGTCTGCCGTTGGATGTGGTGCCGATGTACTTCGAGTTGGACGGCACGTTCCCGAACCATGAGGCGAATCCTCTGGATCCGAAGAACATCGTGGACCTCCAGGCCCGTGTCCTTGCCGAGGGCGCCGACCTCGGTATCGCGTTCGACGGTGACGCGGACCGGTGTTTCATCGTGGACGAGCGGGGTGTGGGGGTGTCGCCGTCGGCGATCACGGCGCTGGTCGCGGCGCGTGAGCTGGCCCGTAATGGTGGTTCGGGCACGGTGATCCACAATTTGATCACTTCGTGGTCGGTGCCGGAGGTGGTCCGTGAGAACGGCGGGACGCCGGTGCGGACGCGGGTGGGTCATTCCTTCATCAAGGAGGAGATGGCGAGGACGGGTGCGATCTTCGGTGGTGAGCACTCGGCGCACTATTACTTCAAGGACTTCTGGAACGCGGACACGGGGATGCTGGCGGCGTTGCATGTGCTGGCGGCGCTGGGTGGTCAGGACGGGCCGTTGTCGGAGCTGGTGGCTTCCTACGACCGTTACGCGGGGTCGGGGGAGATCAACTCGACGGTTGCCGATCAGGGGGCGCGTCTGGCGGCGGTGAAGGCCGCCTACGGCAGTACCGAGGGCGTGACGTTGGACGAGCTGGACGGTCTGACGGTGACGGCGGAGGACTGGTGGTTCAACGTCCGGGCCTCGAACACGGAGCCGCTGCTGCGGTTGAACGTGGAGGCGCGTGACGAGGCCACCCTGGCCAAGGTCCGCGACGAGGCCCTGTCCCTCATCCGCGCCTGA
- a CDS encoding SIS domain-containing protein, whose amino-acid sequence MLDESLLDAPDDLARVDRRGLLRGAAEAGARVRTAARHANEAGLAELRPDGRPRSVLIAGPGTAATGVADLLGALAGASAPVIRLDPTGVAHAAGALRWALPGWAGPVDLLLLATTDGTEPGLAVLAEQAYRRGCTVVAVAPERSPLSEAVDGAHGLLVPMAKAPYQEYDESAAAGPGALWALLTPLLLLLDKVGLITAAPDTLQLVADRLDRTAERCGPAIATYSNPAKTLAAELADSLPLIWSEGTGAAPAGRRFAATLAELAGRPALSAVLPEALPAHGVLLAGSFAAGADPDDFFRDRVEEPQALRARIVLLRDRPTGGLTAAPAARELAHSHDTAVSELEPEEGVELEQLAELLAVTDFATAYLALASGGHS is encoded by the coding sequence ATGCTCGACGAGTCGCTCCTCGACGCACCGGACGATCTCGCCCGCGTCGACCGCCGGGGCCTGCTCCGCGGTGCGGCCGAGGCGGGAGCCAGAGTCCGTACCGCCGCCCGGCACGCGAACGAGGCCGGCCTTGCCGAGCTGCGTCCCGACGGCCGCCCGCGCTCCGTCCTGATCGCCGGCCCCGGCACCGCCGCCACCGGCGTCGCCGACCTGCTCGGCGCCCTCGCCGGGGCCTCCGCGCCGGTCATCCGGCTGGACCCCACCGGCGTCGCCCACGCGGCCGGCGCGCTGCGCTGGGCGCTGCCCGGTTGGGCCGGCCCCGTCGACCTGCTGCTCCTCGCCACCACCGACGGCACCGAGCCCGGGCTCGCCGTCCTCGCCGAGCAGGCCTACCGGCGCGGCTGCACCGTCGTCGCCGTCGCCCCCGAACGCTCACCCCTGAGCGAGGCGGTGGACGGCGCGCACGGGCTCCTCGTACCGATGGCCAAGGCCCCGTACCAGGAGTACGACGAGTCCGCCGCGGCGGGACCGGGCGCCCTGTGGGCCCTGCTGACGCCCCTGCTGCTGCTCCTCGACAAGGTCGGCCTGATCACGGCCGCCCCGGACACCCTGCAGCTCGTCGCCGACCGGCTCGACCGGACGGCCGAACGCTGCGGGCCCGCGATCGCCACCTACTCCAACCCGGCCAAGACCCTCGCCGCCGAGCTGGCCGACTCCCTCCCGCTCATCTGGAGCGAGGGCACCGGCGCCGCCCCCGCGGGCCGCCGGTTCGCCGCCACGCTCGCCGAGCTCGCCGGCCGCCCCGCCCTGTCCGCGGTGCTTCCCGAGGCGCTGCCCGCCCACGGCGTCCTGCTCGCCGGGTCCTTCGCCGCCGGCGCCGACCCCGACGACTTCTTCCGTGACCGGGTCGAAGAGCCCCAGGCCCTCCGCGCCCGCATCGTCCTGCTGCGCGACCGGCCGACCGGCGGCCTCACCGCCGCCCCCGCCGCACGCGAACTCGCCCACAGCCACGACACGGCCGTCAGCGAGCTCGAACCGGAGGAGGGCGTCGAGCTGGAGCAGCTCGCCGAACTCCTCGCCGTCACGGATTTCGCCACCGCCTACCTGGCGTTGGCTTCCGGGGGACACAGCTGA
- the lepB gene encoding signal peptidase I: MERRPGRKRGIWAIALLVLGIALIAGPMVFMVSRFVPVQVGSGNMLPTMAHEDILVLEKRPSEVRRGDVVAYDPSEWGLTGPFIGRVVAVGGDHIAYAQGDPTLTLNGQPLNESYVQDGDPGAGGIAFAVSVPHGRVFIMGDNRGDSADSRFHPQPHEGTLPVSAVTGVDTGIDENAPLIGVFGVSMTAGVVLLPVSIGLGIASLVVRRRTPVAPTGPVWGAVRVDGP; encoded by the coding sequence ATGGAACGCAGGCCTGGGCGCAAACGGGGGATCTGGGCGATCGCCCTCCTCGTGCTCGGCATCGCACTGATCGCCGGACCGATGGTGTTCATGGTGAGCCGGTTCGTGCCGGTGCAGGTGGGAAGCGGCAACATGCTGCCGACGATGGCCCACGAGGACATCCTCGTCCTGGAGAAGCGGCCGTCGGAGGTCCGGCGCGGTGACGTGGTGGCCTACGACCCGTCCGAGTGGGGGCTGACGGGCCCGTTCATCGGACGCGTGGTGGCCGTGGGCGGCGATCACATCGCCTACGCGCAGGGCGACCCGACGCTGACCCTCAACGGGCAGCCGCTCAACGAGTCGTACGTGCAGGACGGCGACCCCGGGGCGGGGGGAATCGCCTTCGCCGTATCGGTCCCGCACGGCCGCGTGTTCATCATGGGCGACAACCGGGGCGACTCCGCCGACTCCCGGTTCCACCCGCAGCCGCACGAGGGGACGCTGCCGGTGTCCGCCGTGACCGGCGTCGACACCGGTATCGACGAGAACGCTCCGCTGATCGGCGTCTTCGGAGTCAGCATGACGGCCGGTGTGGTCCTGCTGCCCGTGAGCATCGGCCTGGGGATCGCCTCCCTGGTGGTGCGCCGCAGGACGCCGGTGGCGCCGACGGGGCCCGTCTGGGGCGCCGTGCGCGTCGACGGGCCGTAG
- the manA gene encoding mannose-6-phosphate isomerase, class I yields MDRLTNTIRPYAWGSTTAIPALLGVEPTGEPQAEMWMGAHPGAPSRLDRGAGEQALSEVIAADPEGELGAATVARFGPRLPFLFKILAAGAPLSLQVHPDLDQARAGFEDEERRGVPIDADHRNYKDPNHKPEMICALTAFDGLCGFRPPLDAAELLAGLAVDSLKPYVDLLRAHPEEAALREMLTAVLTADRVEMAHTVHEVAAAVTRLGGPYAPYATLVHHFPGDPGVIAAMLLNHVRLQPGEAMFLGAGVPHAYIDGLGVELLANSDNVLRAGLTPKHVDVAELLRIAKFEPGEPNLLRPEGDGEEVYETPIDEFRLSRFLLAPGGASRVLPHETPQILLCTAGSPHVGELTLAPGESVFVPAGEKVELSGSGTVFRATVVV; encoded by the coding sequence ATGGACCGCCTGACGAACACGATCCGCCCCTACGCCTGGGGATCCACCACGGCGATCCCCGCGCTCCTCGGTGTCGAACCGACCGGTGAGCCCCAGGCCGAGATGTGGATGGGGGCCCACCCGGGCGCCCCCTCCCGCCTCGACCGGGGCGCGGGCGAGCAGGCGCTCTCCGAGGTCATCGCCGCCGATCCCGAGGGCGAGCTGGGCGCCGCCACCGTCGCCAGGTTCGGTCCCCGGCTGCCCTTCCTGTTCAAGATCCTCGCCGCCGGCGCCCCACTCTCCCTCCAGGTCCACCCCGACCTGGACCAGGCCCGGGCCGGCTTCGAGGACGAGGAGCGCCGCGGGGTCCCGATCGACGCGGACCACCGCAACTACAAGGACCCCAACCACAAGCCCGAAATGATCTGCGCGCTCACCGCGTTCGACGGGCTGTGCGGCTTCCGGCCGCCACTGGACGCGGCGGAGCTCCTCGCCGGCCTTGCCGTGGACAGCCTCAAGCCGTACGTCGACCTGCTGCGCGCCCACCCCGAAGAGGCGGCCCTGCGCGAGATGCTGACGGCCGTACTGACCGCCGACCGCGTCGAGATGGCCCACACCGTGCACGAGGTCGCCGCGGCCGTGACGCGCCTCGGTGGCCCGTACGCCCCGTACGCCACTCTCGTCCACCACTTCCCGGGCGACCCGGGAGTCATCGCGGCCATGCTGCTCAACCACGTCCGACTCCAGCCCGGCGAGGCGATGTTCCTCGGCGCCGGAGTCCCGCACGCCTACATCGACGGACTCGGCGTCGAGTTGCTGGCCAACTCGGACAACGTGCTGCGCGCCGGACTCACCCCCAAGCACGTGGACGTGGCCGAACTGCTGCGGATCGCGAAGTTCGAGCCGGGCGAGCCGAACCTGCTGCGCCCCGAGGGCGACGGCGAGGAGGTCTACGAGACCCCCATCGACGAGTTCCGGCTCTCCCGCTTCCTGCTCGCGCCCGGCGGCGCCTCCCGCGTGCTCCCGCACGAGACCCCGCAGATCCTGCTGTGCACGGCCGGCTCCCCGCACGTCGGCGAACTGACCCTGGCCCCCGGCGAGTCGGTCTTCGTACCGGCGGGCGAAAAGGTCGAACTGTCCGGAAGCGGGACGGTCTTCCGTGCCACCGTGGTGGTCTGA
- a CDS encoding fructose-specific PTS transporter subunit EIIC, giving the protein MTSPADPSVGQGASGDGKGRGRPKVLAVTACPTGIAHTYMAAEKLQQAADRLGVDMKVETQGSIGAENVLSDNDVREADGIIIAADKDVDRGRFTGKRVLSTGVADGIHRPEELIERVRSAPVQDAAATGGGGSDGAGARGGSGGVRERSAAYKALMNGVSHMIPFVVVGGLLLAVSIALGGHTTAEGIAFDPDSFWFYVNALGGLGFKLMLPIFSGYIAYALGDRPALVPGMIGGFLAADAVNIYGAEANAGFLGAIVTGFLAGYLVVWIKKVEVPKFARPIMPIIVIPIVSTLALGLFYIYVIGRPISWVFTHLTDWLNGMTGSSAVLLGAVIGLMIAFDMGGPVNKTAFLVAVGLIGTNNTVMGMAAAAIPVMPLGQGLATLLRRRHYSDQERETGIAALFMGFFGISEGAIPFAAARPAQVIPANVLGGAVAGAIAGLAGVENSVPHGGPIVSVFGAVGGVAMFFVAVAAGTVVTALTTNALIGLKLRKEGAAGPRPLAPEPALVAVGAGTAAGAGAGTSARAGTDVRAQAAPAAPAGPPEVLSGYLTARTVRTELAAASKEAAIREMAGMLASTGNVRDVDELVRVALAREAQGTTGLGESIAVPHAKTDAVIRPTVGFARSEAGIEWGAPDGTKARLVFMISVPEASAGDEHLRILALLARKLMDAAFRERLRTAPDTAAVLEVLSEIR; this is encoded by the coding sequence GTGACCAGTCCGGCAGACCCTTCCGTGGGCCAGGGTGCGAGCGGGGACGGGAAGGGGCGGGGGCGCCCGAAAGTGCTCGCCGTCACGGCGTGTCCCACGGGGATCGCGCACACGTACATGGCCGCGGAGAAGCTCCAGCAGGCGGCCGACCGCCTCGGTGTCGACATGAAGGTGGAGACCCAGGGCTCCATCGGGGCCGAGAACGTGCTCTCTGACAACGATGTCAGGGAGGCGGACGGCATCATCATCGCCGCCGACAAGGACGTCGACCGCGGGCGCTTCACGGGCAAGCGGGTCCTGTCCACCGGAGTCGCGGACGGCATCCACCGCCCGGAGGAGCTGATCGAGCGAGTGCGGAGCGCGCCCGTGCAGGACGCAGCGGCGACGGGCGGCGGCGGGAGCGACGGCGCCGGGGCACGCGGTGGCAGTGGCGGGGTCCGGGAGCGCAGCGCCGCGTACAAGGCGCTGATGAACGGCGTCTCGCACATGATCCCCTTCGTGGTCGTGGGCGGTCTGCTGCTCGCCGTCTCCATCGCGCTCGGCGGACACACCACGGCCGAGGGCATCGCCTTCGACCCGGACTCCTTCTGGTTCTACGTGAACGCCCTGGGCGGCCTCGGCTTCAAGCTGATGCTGCCGATCTTCTCGGGCTACATCGCCTACGCCCTCGGCGACCGGCCCGCCCTCGTACCGGGCATGATCGGGGGCTTCCTGGCCGCCGACGCCGTGAACATCTACGGGGCCGAGGCCAACGCGGGCTTCCTCGGTGCGATCGTGACGGGTTTCCTCGCCGGCTACCTGGTCGTGTGGATCAAGAAGGTCGAGGTCCCGAAGTTCGCCCGGCCGATCATGCCGATCATCGTGATCCCGATCGTGTCGACCCTCGCCCTCGGCCTCTTCTACATCTACGTGATCGGCCGGCCCATCTCCTGGGTCTTCACCCACCTGACCGACTGGCTGAACGGGATGACCGGCTCCAGCGCGGTCCTGCTCGGCGCCGTCATCGGCCTGATGATCGCCTTCGACATGGGCGGCCCGGTGAACAAGACGGCCTTCCTCGTCGCGGTCGGCCTCATCGGCACGAACAACACCGTCATGGGCATGGCCGCCGCGGCGATCCCGGTCATGCCCCTCGGGCAGGGGCTGGCGACGCTGCTGCGGCGCCGGCACTACAGCGACCAGGAACGCGAGACGGGCATCGCCGCGCTGTTCATGGGCTTCTTCGGGATCTCCGAGGGCGCCATTCCGTTCGCCGCCGCACGGCCGGCGCAGGTCATCCCGGCGAACGTGCTCGGGGGCGCGGTGGCCGGTGCGATCGCGGGGCTGGCCGGGGTGGAGAACTCCGTGCCGCACGGCGGTCCGATCGTCTCGGTCTTCGGCGCCGTCGGAGGTGTCGCGATGTTCTTCGTCGCCGTCGCGGCCGGCACGGTGGTGACGGCGCTGACGACCAACGCGCTGATCGGCCTGAAGCTGCGCAAGGAGGGCGCGGCCGGTCCGCGGCCGCTCGCCCCCGAGCCGGCCCTCGTCGCGGTCGGCGCCGGAACCGCTGCCGGTGCCGGAGCCGGTACGAGCGCGCGTGCGGGTACGGACGTACGCGCGCAGGCCGCGCCCGCCGCCCCCGCGGGGCCTCCCGAGGTGCTCTCCGGGTACCTGACGGCCCGTACCGTCCGCACCGAGCTGGCCGCGGCCTCCAAGGAGGCGGCGATCCGCGAGATGGCCGGGATGCTGGCCTCCACCGGCAACGTCCGGGACGTCGACGAGCTGGTACGGGTCGCACTCGCCCGGGAGGCTCAGGGCACGACCGGGCTCGGGGAGTCGATCGCCGTCCCGCACGCCAAGACGGACGCGGTGATCCGGCCCACGGTGGGCTTCGCCCGGTCGGAGGCGGGCATCGAGTGGGGTGCGCCGGACGGGACGAAGGCCCGGCTCGTCTTCATGATCTCGGTACCGGAGGCCTCGGCGGGCGACGAGCACCTGCGGATCCTGGCGCTGCTGGCGCGCAAGCTGATGGACGCCGCCTTCCGGGAGCGGTTGCGGACCGCCCCGGACACGGCAGCGGTCCTGGAGGTGCTGAGCGAGATCCGGTAG
- a CDS encoding Trm112 family protein, with translation MPLEAGLLQILACPACHSPLEDKSADETAPELICTGQDCGLAYPVRDGIPVLLVDEARRPA, from the coding sequence ATGCCGCTCGAAGCCGGCCTCCTGCAGATCCTCGCCTGCCCCGCCTGCCACTCGCCCCTCGAGGACAAGTCGGCCGACGAGACGGCCCCCGAGCTGATCTGCACCGGCCAGGACTGCGGCCTCGCGTACCCGGTCCGCGACGGCATCCCGGTGCTCCTCGTGGACGAGGCCCGCCGCCCCGCCTGA
- the ahcY gene encoding adenosylhomocysteinase translates to MDFKVADLSLAAFGRKEITLAEHEMPGLMSIRAEYAEAQPLAGARITGSLHMTVQTAVLIETLVALGADVRWASCNIFSTQDHAAAAIAVGPNGTPENPQGVPVFAWKGETLEEYWWCTEQALTWPNTPTGGPNMILDDGGDATLLVHKGVEFEKAGSAPDPSTADSEEYAHILTLLNRTLGESPQKWTQLASEIRGVTEETTTGVHRLYEMMSEGSLLFPAINVNDAVTKSKFDNKYGCRHSLIDGINRATDVLIGGKVAVVFGYGDVGKGCAESLRGQGARVIVTEIDPICALQAAMDGYQVATLDDVVETADIFITTTGNKDIIMASDMAKMKHQAIVGNIGHFDNEIDMAGLAKIEGIVKDEVKPQVHTWKFPDGKVLIVLSEGRLLNLGNATGHPSFVMSNSFADQTLAQIELFTKPEEYPTEVYVLPKHLDEKVARLHLDALGVRLTTLRPEQAAYIGVQVEGPYKPDHYRY, encoded by the coding sequence ATGGACTTCAAGGTCGCAGACCTCTCCCTTGCCGCGTTCGGCCGCAAGGAGATCACCCTGGCCGAGCACGAGATGCCGGGCCTGATGTCGATCCGCGCGGAGTACGCGGAGGCGCAGCCGCTGGCCGGCGCCCGCATCACCGGCTCGCTGCACATGACCGTGCAGACGGCCGTGCTCATCGAGACCCTCGTCGCCCTCGGCGCCGACGTCCGCTGGGCCTCCTGCAACATCTTCTCCACCCAGGACCACGCGGCCGCCGCCATCGCGGTGGGCCCGAACGGCACCCCGGAGAACCCGCAGGGCGTACCCGTCTTCGCCTGGAAGGGCGAGACGCTGGAGGAGTACTGGTGGTGCACCGAGCAGGCGCTGACCTGGCCGAACACCCCCACCGGCGGCCCGAACATGATCCTCGACGACGGTGGTGACGCCACCCTCCTCGTCCACAAGGGCGTCGAGTTCGAGAAGGCCGGCTCGGCCCCGGATCCGTCGACGGCGGACTCGGAGGAGTACGCCCACATCCTCACCCTGCTCAACCGCACCCTCGGCGAGTCCCCCCAGAAGTGGACCCAGCTCGCGTCCGAGATCCGCGGCGTGACGGAGGAGACCACCACCGGTGTCCACCGTCTCTACGAGATGATGTCCGAGGGCAGCCTGCTGTTCCCGGCGATCAACGTGAACGACGCCGTCACCAAGTCGAAGTTCGACAACAAGTACGGCTGCCGCCACTCCCTGATCGACGGCATCAACCGCGCCACCGACGTCCTCATCGGCGGCAAGGTCGCGGTCGTCTTCGGCTACGGCGACGTCGGCAAGGGCTGTGCGGAATCCCTGCGCGGCCAGGGCGCCCGCGTCATCGTCACCGAGATCGACCCGATCTGCGCGCTCCAGGCGGCCATGGACGGCTACCAGGTCGCCACCCTCGACGATGTCGTCGAGACGGCCGACATCTTCATCACCACGACCGGCAACAAGGACATCATCATGGCCTCGGACATGGCCAAGATGAAGCACCAGGCGATCGTGGGCAACATCGGCCACTTCGACAACGAGATCGACATGGCCGGTCTCGCGAAGATCGAGGGCATCGTCAAGGACGAGGTCAAGCCGCAGGTCCACACCTGGAAGTTCCCCGACGGCAAGGTCCTGATCGTCCTGTCCGAGGGTCGTCTGCTGAACCTCGGCAACGCGACCGGCCACCCCTCCTTCGTGATGTCGAACTCCTTCGCGGACCAGACGCTGGCCCAGATCGAGCTCTTCACCAAGCCGGAGGAGTACCCGACCGAGGTCTACGTGCTGCCCAAGCACCTCGACGAGAAGGTCGCCCGCCTGCACCTCGACGCCCTCGGCGTCCGGCTGACCACGCTCCGCCCGGAGCAGGCCGCCTACATCGGCGTCCAGGTCGAGGGCCCGTACAAGCCGGACCACTACCGCTACTGA
- a CDS encoding cation diffusion facilitator family transporter has translation MSASGGTRAIVAALAANLAIAVAKFVAFLFSGSSSMLAESVHSLADSGNQGLLLLGGKKAQREATPQHPFGYGRERYIYAFLVSIVLFTVGGMFAIYEGIEKINHPHPIEAWYWPVGVLVFAIIAESFSFRTAIKESNEIRGKQTWTQFIRRAKAPELPVVLLEDLGALVGLVLALGGVGLALATGNGVWDGIGTLCIGVLLIAIAIVLAAETKSLLLGEAAGIEDVEKITAAVVDGDVVTRVIHMRTLHLGPEELLVAAKIAVEGNDTAVEVADAINAAEARIRAAVPIARVIYLEPDIYRPEAAK, from the coding sequence ATGAGCGCGTCGGGCGGTACCAGGGCGATCGTGGCGGCACTCGCCGCCAATCTCGCCATCGCTGTAGCCAAATTCGTGGCATTCCTCTTCAGCGGCTCCTCGTCGATGCTCGCGGAAAGCGTCCACTCGCTGGCCGACTCCGGGAACCAGGGGCTGCTGCTCCTCGGCGGGAAGAAGGCCCAGCGCGAGGCCACGCCGCAACACCCCTTCGGGTACGGGCGCGAGCGCTACATCTACGCCTTCCTCGTCTCCATCGTGCTCTTCACCGTCGGTGGCATGTTCGCCATCTACGAGGGCATCGAGAAGATCAACCACCCGCACCCGATCGAGGCCTGGTACTGGCCGGTCGGCGTCCTCGTCTTCGCGATCATCGCGGAGTCCTTCTCCTTCCGCACCGCGATCAAGGAGTCGAACGAGATCCGGGGCAAGCAGACCTGGACCCAGTTCATCCGGCGGGCCAAGGCCCCCGAGCTGCCCGTCGTCCTCCTGGAGGACCTCGGCGCGCTGGTCGGCCTGGTGCTGGCCCTCGGCGGTGTCGGCCTCGCGCTCGCGACCGGCAACGGCGTCTGGGACGGCATCGGCACGCTGTGCATCGGTGTGCTGCTGATCGCCATCGCCATCGTGCTGGCGGCCGAGACCAAGTCCCTGCTGCTCGGTGAGGCGGCCGGCATCGAGGACGTGGAGAAGATCACGGCCGCGGTGGTCGACGGGGACGTCGTCACCCGCGTCATCCACATGCGCACCCTGCACCTGGGCCCGGAGGAGCTGCTCGTCGCCGCCAAGATCGCGGTCGAGGGCAACGACACCGCGGTCGAGGTGGCCGACGCGATCAACGCCGCCGAGGCCCGTATCCGCGCGGCGGTCCCGATCGCCCGGGTGATCTACCTGGAGCCGGACATCTACCGCCCCGAGGCGGCCAAGTAG